Below is a window of Candidatus Neomarinimicrobiota bacterium DNA.
TGCTAGCCAGCTCATTTGTAGTTGTCCGGGGATACTTTAACTGGAATTTTTATGATCATGTAGAGAAGGTTGTCACCTTTTTTTCAGGTGTGGTCAAACGGGGGCAGAAGATTCAGCCTGAAAAAAGCGTGGAAACTCAGAAAAGAGAACATACAGAAAAACTGCTTGGCCAGCTTCGGGAAAGACGGGACTTCGAGGATGAAGTTCTCGCTCAGCCAGATGAACCAGAAGTGGAAGAGGTTGAAGTTCCGGAGGAACTGGAAGAAGAGGCCGGTATCGAAGTTGAAGAGACCGAGGTCAATCCGCCGAAGGAAGAGGAGACATTTTTTGATGTTAATGAACCAGAGGCGGAAGTTGAGAAAGAAGAAACTGCTGAAGAACCACAGGCCCCCGCAATGGATGAAGAGCGTGCAGGGGAGTACACAATCGGACAGGAAGTGATTGAGGAGGAGATCGATTTTAATGCTACCGTAGAAGATGCACCAAAAAAAGCTTATCAGCTTCCTTCTGTCGATTATCTTGACCATTACGAGGAAGTTACCCCCAGTGCCTCCGATAGCGAACTTGTGGATAAGGCTGATTTTCTTACACAGTCTCTGGCGACTTTTGGCGTTGAAGGGAATGTGGTCAACATTGCTCCCGGACCGGTCATTACCCTGTTTGAGGTTGAACCGGCTGAAGGTGTTCGCGTCAATAAATTTGTTCAGCTTTCAGATGATCTGGCTCGTGTCATGAGAGCACCAAGAGTGCGTGTGATTGCGCCCATCCCAGGCAAATCTTCTGTCGGCATTGAAATCCCCAATGAGAATCCCTCCATTGTCTATATGCGTTCCGTTGTCAATTCTGAAAAGTTTATCTCATCTGCCTCCAAATTGACCGTAGCTCTTGGCAAAACAACCAGTGGAGAGAATTACATTATTGCACTGGATAAATTGCCGCACCTGCTCATAGCGGGAACTACTGGTTCAGGTAAGTCGGTTTGCATCAACACAATTGTCTCATCTTTACTTTACCGTTCAACCCCTCAGGAAGTCAGGTTCATTTTGATCGATCCAAAAAAGCTGGAGATGGCGGCTTACAGAACGCTTGAAAAACATCACCTTATCACCGCTGAAGATATTGATGAATATGTGGTTACAACACCTGAGAATGCTGTTCTTGCTCTCCGTGCCGCTGAAAAGGAGATGGGGCGAAGATATGATGTGCTGGCTGATGCTGTGGTGAGAAATATCCAGGAATACCGAGACAAATCGAATAAAGACAGCAGCCTGGAAAACATGCCCTACATTGTGGTGATAATTGACGAATTGGCTGACCTAATGCTGAGGGCGCCGAAGGAGGTTGAGCAATCTATTGCCCGCCTTGCCCAGATGGCTCGTGCTGTGGGTATCCATCTTGTACTGGCAACACAACGACCCTCAGTGGACGTTATTACCGGTGTTATTAAGGCAAACTTCCCAGCTCGGATAGCATTTCAGGTTGCGACAAAGGTTGACTCTCGGACAATCATTGATATGAATGGTGCTGAAAAACTGCTGGGCAGAGGTGATATGCTTTTCCTGCCACCCGGCACATCTGATACAATCCGGCTTCACAATTCTTTCGTTACACTTGAAGAGATTAACAGGATAGTTACGCACATTGAGTCACAGCCGACAGCCGATGAAATAAAGCTGGAGGGTACAAAGACACAGCTAGGTATAGAAAGAGAGCTTAGTGGATCTGAAGATGGTCAGGATGAATTGCTCACAGAAGCTATTCGCCTTGTGATCACTCACCAGCAGGGATCCATTTCCCTAATCCAGAGGCGTTTCAGGGTCGGCTATTCCCGGGCAGCCCGTCTCATTGATCAGATGGAACAGCTTGGCATTGTGGGTCCTTTCACTGGCAGCAAGGCGAGAGAGGTTCTTGTTGACGAATCCTATCTTCAAGTGCTGGATGACGATGAATCGTCTTGAGGATAATTTGTTTTCACTGAAACATCTTCTCGTCCCCATTGTGGGACTTTCTGTTTTGAGCAGCATCGGTGCTTTTCAGGTTGATAAGGAAATCTTGTACGACATCTCAGCCACTTTACTTGATAAAAAGGGTCACACCTTTGAGGTGTTCTGGTTCTACCGTCTTGATGAAGAGTCATGGGAAGGGAAGGGGACGCTGAAAATTTTAGGCAGAAATTATCTCAGCCTTGACCTTCCTTTTATGAATGTACTTATACAGAATTCTGTTTTGAGTGTCAGGTATCCGGAAGAGGATCAGGTACTCATTGATTACTTCAACCGCCGTGATCCGTCAAACCTCTTTGCCGTACTGCTAAGCGATTTCGGCGGCTTTATAGTAGAAAATATAGAAGTCAATAATGAACAGATCAGCCTGAGCCTTATTCCTGAAACGCTTGTTGGTTTTGACCGTCTTTGGATCTCAGTAAAGGAGAATGAGTGGATGCCAAAAACCATAAAGGCAGTTTCGGGAAAAGATTTGGAGATCTATGTGGATGTTCTGTCAGTGGGACCTCTAGTAAACCCAGAAGATCTTAAAATGGGAAAACTGACTGCCAGTGAAATTATAGACTTGCGGGACTAGCGTGAAAAAAGTAATAATCGGAATCTTGTTCAGCGTGGGGGGCCTCTATTTCGCTTTTCGCCAGATGGATTTTGGCAGCCTCATGACAGTCTTAAGGTCTGTGGACTGGATATTGATTCTTATTGCTGTTATAGTGATGATCGTTAGTGTCTGGGTGAGGGCTCTCAGGTGGCACATTATCCTTTCTCCCATAAAAGATGTAAAGACACACCCACTCTTTGCCGCTACTATGATCGGCTATTTTGGCAACTCCGTCCTTCCATTAAGGTTAGGGGAGTTCTTAAGAGCTTATGCCCTGAACCGTAACGAACATTCTGTAACCTTCTCCACAGCTTTTGGTACCATTGTCATTGAGCGTGTTGTAGACATGCTGGGCATCATGTTTTTGATACTTGCGTTATTTTCATCTTATGATATTCCACAGTGGCTGGCGAACAGCGGGCTCACCCTTTCGGCGGTTGTGATCATTGTTTCAGCTGCTCTCTTTTGGATTTCTGCTTCACACCACGATTGGGTGGAGAAAATGGAAAATATAGCTGTCCTTCAGCGTGGTGTTGGGATTCGCATGAAGAAGATGTTTCATTCATTTATAGAAGGGTTGGTGACGCTCAGAAAAATCAGGCGACCGGTATCTCTGGTTTTCTATTCAGTTTCTCTATGGCTTATGTACTGGGGAATTACTTGGCTTTGTGCAAGATCTTTAGGTATTGATCTGTCGTGGCTTCAATTGGGGATTCTTTTGGTTTCGGTAACAATGGTAATTACACTCCCTTCAGCTCCCGGTTTTATTGGGACATACCATGCCGGTGCAGTTTTGATGCTGGTAGAGGTTTTTGCTGTGGCACAAGCTCCAGCACAGGCATATGCCATCATTAACCATGCTGTCGGTTTTGTTCCCCTTGTTGTGATAGGTGCCTACTATTTTCTGAAAAGTTCTCTCAAACTGAGCGATGTGAAATCTGAAGAAGCGCCCCGAATACATGATTCTGAAAAAATGGGGGCCATTTTTCTTGACAGGGATGGAACCTTAAATCCGGATCCCGGTTATATTTCTTCACCAGACGATTATGAGCTTCATCCCGAGACCATAGATGCACTTAAAACCTTATCTGCTACCGGACTGCCCTTCATATTGATAACCAACCAATCGGGTATAGGGAGAGGTTTGATTGAAGAAACGGCCTTGAAGGCCATTCATAATAAACTTGATTCATTGCTTGAGAAGCACGAGCTATTCCTTATTGATAAATATTACTGCCCCCATACTCCTGAGGATCGGTGCGATTGCCGGAAACCGGCTACTGGAAT
It encodes the following:
- a CDS encoding DNA translocase FtsK, giving the protein MDRKREIIGILLILVSLFVLLSLMTYDAAEEPTISPNIAISNRAGIFGVYIGHFFIKMAVGYVSFILPIIGIAWGWVLFSKKTPKFLGKLTVHTLLMGLIVSVLLGLMVVTKDAESYQASGLVGAMLAKLFHDFLGTIGTVILLLASSFVVVRGYFNWNFYDHVEKVVTFFSGVVKRGQKIQPEKSVETQKREHTEKLLGQLRERRDFEDEVLAQPDEPEVEEVEVPEELEEEAGIEVEETEVNPPKEEETFFDVNEPEAEVEKEETAEEPQAPAMDEERAGEYTIGQEVIEEEIDFNATVEDAPKKAYQLPSVDYLDHYEEVTPSASDSELVDKADFLTQSLATFGVEGNVVNIAPGPVITLFEVEPAEGVRVNKFVQLSDDLARVMRAPRVRVIAPIPGKSSVGIEIPNENPSIVYMRSVVNSEKFISSASKLTVALGKTTSGENYIIALDKLPHLLIAGTTGSGKSVCINTIVSSLLYRSTPQEVRFILIDPKKLEMAAYRTLEKHHLITAEDIDEYVVTTPENAVLALRAAEKEMGRRYDVLADAVVRNIQEYRDKSNKDSSLENMPYIVVIIDELADLMLRAPKEVEQSIARLAQMARAVGIHLVLATQRPSVDVITGVIKANFPARIAFQVATKVDSRTIIDMNGAEKLLGRGDMLFLPPGTSDTIRLHNSFVTLEEINRIVTHIESQPTADEIKLEGTKTQLGIERELSGSEDGQDELLTEAIRLVITHQQGSISLIQRRFRVGYSRAARLIDQMEQLGIVGPFTGSKAREVLVDESYLQVLDDDESS
- a CDS encoding HAD-IIIA family hydrolase; translation: MKKVIIGILFSVGGLYFAFRQMDFGSLMTVLRSVDWILILIAVIVMIVSVWVRALRWHIILSPIKDVKTHPLFAATMIGYFGNSVLPLRLGEFLRAYALNRNEHSVTFSTAFGTIVIERVVDMLGIMFLILALFSSYDIPQWLANSGLTLSAVVIIVSAALFWISASHHDWVEKMENIAVLQRGVGIRMKKMFHSFIEGLVTLRKIRRPVSLVFYSVSLWLMYWGITWLCARSLGIDLSWLQLGILLVSVTMVITLPSAPGFIGTYHAGAVLMLVEVFAVAQAPAQAYAIINHAVGFVPLVVIGAYYFLKSSLKLSDVKSEEAPRIHDSEKMGAIFLDRDGTLNPDPGYISSPDDYELHPETIDALKTLSATGLPFILITNQSGIGRGLIEETALKAIHNKLDSLLEKHELFLIDKYYCPHTPEDRCDCRKPATGMLTKAADDHGIDLTSSYMIGDSVADVAAANAVGVQSILVKTGNGQRTEREILNGKLSADFVGDNLSDCAKHIVDLEEAQR